AAGGAATGAATATGAGAAATGTTACTATAATAAAGAAACGAAAACCCCTAAAAAAATCCGCGTGAATTCTTGATAAAAGATTCGTATATTTTAGCTAATAACATTATAAAAAAACAAGGGTAAGGAGTTTCGGCTCCTCCCCCTGCTTTATTGTTTCCGTTACTGGATTATTTATGGTATAGGGCTATCGCCCTAACCACTGAAAATCACATTAAAGTTATCTTGTAATGATTTACTTGATTATCCCCAGCGCTTTGCAGCATTTGCCGATTTTGTCCAGCACGAAGGTCAGTTCCTCTTTTGTATGCGTCGCCGTCACAATCGTCCGAACGCGCGCCTTGCCCCTTGCCACGGTCGGGAATACGATTCCCACCCCCAGAACGCCCTCTTCAAATAGCTTCTTGGCAAGTTCCATCGCCTTCCGTTCCTCTCCCACGATAATCGGCGCAATCGGGGTCTCGGTCTCGCCTATATCCAATCCCAACTGCCTCAAACCTTTTTTAAAGAAATCCGCGTTCTCCCATAATCTCGCGTGGATTTCCGGCTCGCTTTCCAGCACTTCCAACGCGGCGATGCATGCCGCCGCCACTCCCGGAGGATGACCCGTCGAGAACAGGAACGGACGCGCCTGGTGCACCAGATATTCGGTCAGGTTCTTTGTCCCGGCGATATAGCCGCCCAAACTTCCAAGCGCCTTGGAAAGCGTGCCCATATCGATATCCCACTTGCCGTGAAGCCCGAAGTGGTCAACCGTCCCGCGCCCGTTTTTACCGAGGACACCTTCCCCATGCGCGTCATCCACCATGGTGAATGCCCCGTATTCCTTGGCAAGCTTGTAAATCTTATCTAAGGGTGCGATATCTCCGTCCATGCTGAAAACGCCGTCCGTTATAATCATGATGCGCGGAGCGCCCTTGTTTTCCTCCAACACCTTCTTCAGGTCGGCCATATCCTTATGCTTATAGATATGCCTTTTCGCTCTGGTTAAGCGGACGCCGTCAATAATGCTGGCGTGGTTAAGCTCGTCGCTGATGACGACGTATTCGCCTTCCTCGTCTTTATTCAGCGGATTGGTCAGAATCGCCTGAATACAACCCCGGTTGGCGGCGATGCCTGCCACGAATGTTAGCGCGGATTCCACTTTCTTGAATTTCGCCAGCTTTTCATCCAGCTCCTTGTGGACGGACATGGTGCCGATAATCGGACGGACCGCGCCGGCGCCAGCGCCCCATTTCTCGGTCGCCTTTATCATCGCATCCTTAAGCTTGGGGTGGGTGGCAAGCCCGAGGTAATTATTGGAAGAAAGGTTCACCACCTTTTTGCCGTTGACGATGCAGGTGGGCGTCTGCGCGCTTTCCACCACCTTGACGTAATTATAAATCCCTTTGGCTTTCAAGTCGTCCAGATAAGGTTGTAAGAAATCCAATCCTGCCATATCTCAATCTCCTTTCAAACGCCCCCGACCCCGAATGCTTTCGGGGTCAGGGCTGGTTCCGCCTCTTCAGCGGGCGGGATATACATCAATTTAATCTTACTCTAATCCAAAATCCGGTCAAAATAATTTGCTCTTTATCCAACCGGCTTTTTACTATCCAGATACCCCTGCAAAATCAGCTGTGCGGCAACGGCGTTGATGCGTTTCCTTTTATCCTGCCGGCTCATCTTTATCTCACGCAGGCGCTCTTCCGATTCCACGCTGGAAAGCCGCTCGTCATACGTCTCGACAGGGAGCGAAAGTTCTTTCCTTAAGGACTCGGCAAAGGCAAGGACGGTTTTGGCGCGCTCTCCCAATGACCCGTCATATTTATAAGGGATGCCGATGACGATTTTGCCGATATTTTCTGAACGGGCGATATCACCGATGGCGGAAAGCTTTTCCGCGGAGTCTTCGGTCTCTATGACGCTATGCGGGAGCGCCAGGGTTTCTTTATCATTCGTAATAGCCACGCCGACCCTTTTAGTCCCGTAATCAATCCCTAAAATGCGCATAAATCAGAACGTTACATTTATATTTACTGCTGGGATTCTTCTTTTATCCTTTCCATCTCTTTAAGGGCGTCTTTGGCATCTTGATGATTAGGGTCGATTTCAAGAACTTTCTTAAAGTTCTCTTCAGCCCGAACGGCATCTCTTTTTTGGACATAACATAAACCGATGCTGAAATAAGCGTCGGTATCCTTTGGATTAAATTTTGTCACCTGATTATAATCGGCAATGGCTTTATCAAATTCCTGAAGGTTTTCGTAAGAAAGCCCCCGGTTATAATACGTATCAAACATTTTGGGATTCAGTTCAAGTGCTTTGCTGTAATCCTTAACTGCTGCTTCGTAATCGCCTTTCATATGTAAAGCCGAACCGCGGCATTTATACACATCAGCAAAATCAGGTTTAATATTCAGGGCTTTATTATAATATTCGATGGCCTTATCCAAATTACCGGAAGTTTTATGAACCAATCCTAATCCCATATAAGCGGCGGCAAAGTTAGGGTTAATTTTAATTGCCTGGTTATAATCTACCATCGCATTTTTCAAATCACCGCTTGTGTAATAATTAAAACCCCTGTTGACATAGGCTTTATCAAAAGACGGCTCCATCTTGATTGCTTTAGTAAAATCCGCAATGGCGTTGGCGTAATCGTTATTTTTCTGGTAGACGATACCGCGATTAAGGTAAGTACGCGGGTTTTCCGGATCCAGTTTAATTACTATATCATAATCAGCCAATGACTTTTTATATTCTCCCAATACTTCATAAATTATTCCGCGGTTCATATATGCTTCCGTATGTTTCGGATTAATTTTTATATCTTCTGAATAATCTGACAGGGCATTAATATTATCCCCTTCTTTTTCATAAGCCATGCCTCGATAGAAATAAACCTCAGGGTAAGCAGGATTAGACATGATTACCTTGGTAAAATCCGTAATGGCCGGCTTGCCTTCACCTTTTCCTGCAAGATAAGTATAGCCGCGGTTGTAATAAGCATCTACATGATTCGGATTAAACTCAATCGCCTTGTTGAAATTAGCAATTGCCATATCGGCATTTTTCTGTTCAAGATATTTTATTCCTTGTTCAAAATAATTATTAGCCTGTGTTATATTGCTTGAAGAAGCGCATCCTATGACTAAGAAAAGACCAAGAACCAAAACCATAAGTATTCCAGTGTATATCTTCATAATATTCTCCTTTCTTTGTATAAAAAGAAAAATATATCCTAATTTAATTATATACGAAAAGCAAGCAAAAGACACCTGTTTTTACTTTACAATTGCGCCTATTCTGATATAAATTAATCAATTATGGCTAAATTTTATATCACGACACCCATATATTATGTAAATGCGGAGCCGCACATCGGCACGGCATACACGACCATTGCGGGCGACGTCCTGGCGCGCTACCACCGGATGAAGGGTGACGAGGTATTCTACCTGACAGGGACGGACGAGCACGGGCAGAAAATCGCCCGCACCGCCAAGGAAAAAGGCATCACCCCCAAGGAACTGGTCGATACGCTCGTTCCCAAATACCAGGAGGTCTGGCAGATGCTCAATATCACCAACGACGGATTTATCCGCACAACCGACCCGAAGCACGAGGCGGCCGTCCAGGCACTCTTCCGTAAGATTTCTTTATCCGGCGATATCTACAAAGGCAAATACGCCGGCTGGTATTGCGTCCCGTGCGAGCGGTATCTACTTAAAGATGAGCTGAAAGAGCAGGCCGGCGTGGCGACGCCCTTATGCCCGATTTGCAAGCGTCCTGCCGAGCATACCGAAGAAACCAACTATTTTTTCAGGCTTTCCAAATACCAGAATAAATTGCTGGAACATTTCAAGGCGCATCCGGATTTCGTCCTGCCCAAGAGCAGGTATAATGAAATAATTTACCGGCTGGAAACGGGAATCGACGATATCTCAATCAGCCGCTCGGCATTCGACTGGGGAGTGAATATGCCGGACGACCCCACGCAGGTTATCTGGGTCTGGTTTGACGCGCTGATTAATTACATCTCGGCAATCGGCTATCCGGCTGACGAGAAGCAATTCCGGAAACTCTGGCCGGCAGAGATTCACCTTATCGCCAAAGACATCCTCTGGTTCCACACGGTCATCTGGCCGGCGATGCTCTTTTCCGCCGGGGTGGAACCGCCCAAGCAGGTCTTTGCCCACGGCTGGTGGACGATGAACTCAGAAAAGATATCCAAATCCAAGGGCAATGTCGTTTACCCGCAGGACGTGGTGGACAAATTCGGGGTTGATGGCGTCCGTTATTTCTTACTGCGCGAAGTGCCGTTTGGCCTCGACGGGGATTTTTCCTACCCGGCTTTAATGGGACGCTATAATAACGATTTGGGGAACGATTTGGGCAATCTCCTTCTGCGGACGCTCACCATGATAGAAAAATATTTCCAGGGAGAAATCCCGTATATGCCGGACGCAGCGGATTCAAAAGAGCTCAGGGAAATGCTTGAAGGCTTGAAGGTAAGCGTGGATAAGGAACTGGGCAAACTCCAGTTCAGCGCGGCGCTGGAAAGAATCTGGGAAGTGGTCAAGCGCGCCAATAAATTCATAGAAGAAACCAAGCCCTGGTCGCTGGCAAAACAGAATCCGGAACGGCTAAAACCGGTTTTATATACACTGGTCGAGACCATAAGAATTATCGCGGTCTGGATTTCGCCTTTTATGCCGGGAACGGCGGATGCGATACTGTTGCAGTTGGGAATAGGCGACGGTAAATCCGACGGATTTAAAACGCCGCCGCATTTACAGATACCCAAGGCGCTTGAGTGGGGACAGGTGAAGGGGAAGGTCTCCAAGTCAAAGCCCCTGTTCCCGCGGATTGAGGATAAATAAAATGATAGCCACCTCATTCTGGGACTCCCTATTATCGGGTGTCCCCGAAATCCCGCAAAGCGGGATGGAGCGGGGCTAAGACTCAAAGGCACTAAGAATTTCTTCGTGTCTTGGTGCCTTGGTGGCAAATTACTATAAAGTTTTATGAAAGATAAAACAATCTTTCTTCCTTACGGCAAAAGCCAAATCAGGCTCAGGATTCCCGACCATATAAAGTTTAAGGTGCTGGATATAAAGAAAACGCCTCCGGTGGGTAATTTTAAGCAGACACTAAACAAGGCGCTGGATAAGCCCATCAATGCGTTGCCCTTCAATCGTAATTTCAGGAAAGGCGATAAGGTAACAATCGCCATACCGGATAAAAGCCGCAGGGGTTATTCCCAGCTGGTCTTAGAAATCCTGGTACAGCGGCTTAAGGCGTGCGGGATTCCGAAATCAGATATCACCATTATCATCGCGCGCGGCACCCATCCGGCCCATTCAAAAGAGGAACTGAAGGCACTGATGGGAGAAAAGATTTACAGAACGTTTAAGATAGTAGACCACGACTGCCGCGACGCCAAGCAACTCGAATATGTCGGCCGGACATCTCGCGGGACCGAGGCGTCTTTAAACCGCGCGATAACCGAAGCGGATAAGATTATCACCTGCGGGGTGATACAGTTCCATTACTTTGCCGGGTTTTCGGGAGGACGGAAACTGATTACACCCGGATGCGCAGACTATAATACCGTTCTTAATAACCACCGCCTGGCATTAAATCCGGAACCGAAAACCGGGAAGCATCCGAATGCCACGATTGGCAGGCTCGCCGGAAACCCGATGCACAATGACCTTATGGAAATTATAGAGCTCCTTAAAGCGAAGGGGAAAGTGCTATTTTCCATAGATATGGTCTTGAATTCCGAGCGCGAGGTTTCTCACTTTTCCTGCGGCGATATAAGAAAAGCGCATGAAAAAGGCTGCGCCCTGGTTAAGAAAACATATACCAGGAAGCTTGACAAACCAGCCGATTTCATTATCGCTTCCGCCGGGGGATTCCCTTCGGATATAACCTTTATCCAAACCCATAAAACCATCGAGCACGCCTCAAAGGGATTGAAGTCTGGTGGGAATATGCTGGTTTTAGGTGAATGTGCCCAGGGAATCGGCTCGGAGACTTTCCTGCCATGGCTGAAGTATAAAAACCTGGATAAACTGGAAAAGAATTTGAGGCGCAATTTCGCGATAAACGGGCACACCGCCTTATGCACCCTTATCAAGGCAAGGGATTTTAATATCTATATGAAAACCGCGCTTAACGACAAGCTGGTTCAGGATATGGAAATAAATCTTGTTAAAGATGTGCAGGAGACATTGGATAAGATACTGGAATCACTGCCGCCAAGGGCATCGGTTGTAATCATTCCGCAGGGGTTTAATCTGGTGCCGGCATTGTAACCACGGATAAACACGGATTCAACCGCAAAGACGCAAAGCAATTCTTTATAAGGAATCCAGAAAGACATGATATTCTTGGTTTCTTGGTCTCTTTATAAAAAGAATAATCTGCCTCTGTGTCTCTGTGGTGAAAAACAGCTTATTTATTCTCCGCGGCCATGACTGCCGCGCCTAACGCGCCGACGTATTCCGGCTCTTCGGGAATCAGGAGGTTTTCCACTTCCAGGC
This sequence is a window from Planctomycetota bacterium. Protein-coding genes within it:
- a CDS encoding glycine C-acetyltransferase is translated as MAGLDFLQPYLDDLKAKGIYNYVKVVESAQTPTCIVNGKKVVNLSSNNYLGLATHPKLKDAMIKATEKWGAGAGAVRPIIGTMSVHKELDEKLAKFKKVESALTFVAGIAANRGCIQAILTNPLNKDEEGEYVVISDELNHASIIDGVRLTRAKRHIYKHKDMADLKKVLEENKGAPRIMIITDGVFSMDGDIAPLDKIYKLAKEYGAFTMVDDAHGEGVLGKNGRGTVDHFGLHGKWDIDMGTLSKALGSLGGYIAGTKNLTEYLVHQARPFLFSTGHPPGVAAACIAALEVLESEPEIHARLWENADFFKKGLRQLGLDIGETETPIAPIIVGEERKAMELAKKLFEEGVLGVGIVFPTVARGKARVRTIVTATHTKEELTFVLDKIGKCCKALGIIK
- a CDS encoding tetratricopeptide repeat protein, coding for MKIYTGILMVLVLGLFLVIGCASSSNITQANNYFEQGIKYLEQKNADMAIANFNKAIEFNPNHVDAYYNRGYTYLAGKGEGKPAITDFTKVIMSNPAYPEVYFYRGMAYEKEGDNINALSDYSEDIKINPKHTEAYMNRGIIYEVLGEYKKSLADYDIVIKLDPENPRTYLNRGIVYQKNNDYANAIADFTKAIKMEPSFDKAYVNRGFNYYTSGDLKNAMVDYNQAIKINPNFAAAYMGLGLVHKTSGNLDKAIEYYNKALNIKPDFADVYKCRGSALHMKGDYEAAVKDYSKALELNPKMFDTYYNRGLSYENLQEFDKAIADYNQVTKFNPKDTDAYFSIGLCYVQKRDAVRAEENFKKVLEIDPNHQDAKDALKEMERIKEESQQ
- the metG gene encoding methionine--tRNA ligase, whose translation is MAKFYITTPIYYVNAEPHIGTAYTTIAGDVLARYHRMKGDEVFYLTGTDEHGQKIARTAKEKGITPKELVDTLVPKYQEVWQMLNITNDGFIRTTDPKHEAAVQALFRKISLSGDIYKGKYAGWYCVPCERYLLKDELKEQAGVATPLCPICKRPAEHTEETNYFFRLSKYQNKLLEHFKAHPDFVLPKSRYNEIIYRLETGIDDISISRSAFDWGVNMPDDPTQVIWVWFDALINYISAIGYPADEKQFRKLWPAEIHLIAKDILWFHTVIWPAMLFSAGVEPPKQVFAHGWWTMNSEKISKSKGNVVYPQDVVDKFGVDGVRYFLLREVPFGLDGDFSYPALMGRYNNDLGNDLGNLLLRTLTMIEKYFQGEIPYMPDAADSKELREMLEGLKVSVDKELGKLQFSAALERIWEVVKRANKFIEETKPWSLAKQNPERLKPVLYTLVETIRIIAVWISPFMPGTADAILLQLGIGDGKSDGFKTPPHLQIPKALEWGQVKGKVSKSKPLFPRIEDK
- the larA gene encoding nickel-dependent lactate racemase; the protein is MKDKTIFLPYGKSQIRLRIPDHIKFKVLDIKKTPPVGNFKQTLNKALDKPINALPFNRNFRKGDKVTIAIPDKSRRGYSQLVLEILVQRLKACGIPKSDITIIIARGTHPAHSKEELKALMGEKIYRTFKIVDHDCRDAKQLEYVGRTSRGTEASLNRAITEADKIITCGVIQFHYFAGFSGGRKLITPGCADYNTVLNNHRLALNPEPKTGKHPNATIGRLAGNPMHNDLMEIIELLKAKGKVLFSIDMVLNSEREVSHFSCGDIRKAHEKGCALVKKTYTRKLDKPADFIIASAGGFPSDITFIQTHKTIEHASKGLKSGGNMLVLGECAQGIGSETFLPWLKYKNLDKLEKNLRRNFAINGHTALCTLIKARDFNIYMKTALNDKLVQDMEINLVKDVQETLDKILESLPPRASVVIIPQGFNLVPAL
- the ruvX gene encoding Holliday junction resolvase RuvX, whose protein sequence is MRILGIDYGTKRVGVAITNDKETLALPHSVIETEDSAEKLSAIGDIARSENIGKIVIGIPYKYDGSLGERAKTVLAFAESLRKELSLPVETYDERLSSVESEERLREIKMSRQDKRKRINAVAAQLILQGYLDSKKPVG